The Candidatus Cloacimonadota bacterium DNA segment TTTTAATTTGTAGAAATAAACACCTGCTGCAACGTGATTTTTGTTTTCATCCGCTCCATCCCAAACGGTGGAATACTTTATCTGTGATGAGGCTGTGGAAACAGGTTCTTCACACTCCAATGTTTTCAATTTCTGCCCTTTCAAATTGTAAATTTCAAGTTCAATTTGTTCATTAAGTTGGTTTTGCTCTCTGCTGCAACTAAATAGAGTCTGTCCGTAAAGTATAGATTGGACGCAGATGAACGCTGAAAAAGTGGATTTTCGCAAGATAAAAAATTAATTACAAAAAGAGTAGTATCAGCGCCTGCCCCGTTGAATGCTTTGTATTTTAATATTCAACAGGGGTTCATCTGCAGAATCAGTGCTTGCCCTGTGGAATGTTTTTGTATTTATATTCCACTTGGGGTTTTTCTGCGTCGAATCACATTCGGAGAATCATTTCAAAAATGCGAGTTTACGGATGGACTCTAAATAGAGTCTGTCCGTAAAGTAGCCTTTTCGAGAAGTCACGGACCATTCCGTGACGAATTGAAAGAATTATACATTAAGTTAATTAGCGTTATATTTGTGAGTTGGAAAATCTTAAGTCAAGTTCAAAAAAACGGAACTTAACTCAAGATTTTTCCATAACCAGCTACTTCAATCAATTTATCCACCCCAACCAATCGCCCATTAGGAACTGAAGTCTTCCGATAAGCAGAGAAATACGTGCCATAACTGTATAACCAAAAGCAGCCCCGAAACAGACCATCAGGAAAAGAATTCCCACGCGAGCAGTACCACCGAAAACTCCTTCGTGTTTTTTGCTAAAGAAGAAATAAACGATTCCGGTAATTGTCCCGATAATTAAAATGAAATTCCCTAATATTATCGCTAAATTTGCACCCGCAAATGGATTCATTATCGTTGCCCTCATTTGGTTTAGAACGTCAGATTGCAAAGTTCGGATCAGACTCAATCCGGCAGTAGTTCCCACCA contains these protein-coding regions:
- a CDS encoding T9SS type A sorting domain-containing protein, yielding MRKSTFSAFICVQSILYGQTLFSCSREQNQLNEQIELEIYNLKGQKLKTLECEEPVSTASSQIKYSTVWDGADENKNHVAAGVYFYKLKTESSSQIQKMILLK